From Aristaeella lactis, the proteins below share one genomic window:
- a CDS encoding InlB B-repeat-containing protein, with translation MRKGTRRYVAWLCVFCMLLTSIPYSVLSDNAPATPTDLQPDAAEVTEEDGIRNIDAPAAEPAEQENESPEPEPEKPADGENAAGEGKLKVNRELVTGNDQTIKGKLEKKEYLVRFTPSETQTAYLILSSDKQLEAVVTAEETGAAVRFVPDGTDEDGRNVWIAAEYKTGKDQAYLVRITGAVSAEFTLRIVKKSVLTRERETENTERAEEEPGEETEKQTEEEVPEEPADEKAEEIGEELPEEESGEETGEAPEEQPETAGEAIPEEKREETEEETGMPAEEPETEPESEPDGEAVTEPEEEPGEETEEQTEEEAPEELPDEKEEETGEELPEEESGEETGEGLPGEEPGEEKEEQTEEETGEELPEEVLQPEDGTAPDEEPAEPEAGELLPEEETEEPAEMRLDATEPGTEAWICFLPDAGIPPEAELHVREIPADREEACRKGLAKALKCENESCLRYTKYIEFTLTGEGKELELKAPMTVCMRLPDVREGAEVLRVVRLDGAEPEGLDSSLQRGILSFRTDTLGVFGIGNALTSLAAGETELVRVEVLGFASGVPVSLNRAEDPEVAEGLEVLGTFTIGRQAEIPAGEEQETFRIRAELKKDAAAESMESVSLYRVKDGQAEAVTGEKTAEGWIVKPDAEQIAVIRDTGLRRRTLSTNPEGKTEEQTITLNGLVPMNAEVTAEDVTERFAGYVFPRLPQRSLLKARKAAPQGGTPEEWITLAAFDISITDEKGEYQPDEDKPIRVEIIDSRITPDRETELWHIRDDGTEEKIENITVEEGRIVFEAAGFSVYVVVVHEDGTVANPRVEFHFISRDDNALTGGNRVYYASAPYPFRNKDGQNQTTQILKDGETLELITDPGNLEDKHFYGWYVVDPYIISGTTNEYGIGTADSKLYYSWPANPDAIAFEKPISIGESNVSIGDTVHWSLNGVSGAGTVDKDGSVHVFLAPVYDKYNFINFMLYARDAGVSGASNLMTRKLIAKGSSQDIDVRISDIRSSSTDAVHLIFIGWEYNAGTEENPDWVQLPTVDYTGAELKDPGRDGVYFTSSGMAEGESINLYPIFVEARWVDFVSGVSGSGAAFVGSRFLESWGRNGVTPEGMTPDPDVNVFDPSIPVSQRQGYLFEGWYAFASTDPDTGEITNLTEPKDVPVSYIDDNLQEQLVTINTTAKKITDRNGRIVYSGKYTLDTGSGYDLFEGSGTSLKFYDALDRLTLYANWIPDLSGITVVYWTENADDDGYSSSAVKTISTKQLNDQLNTAYASGSEITLEGLQAYTEDSVSVLSTGFLDDVSAVPAGEEIFYDLNTEKSDRSKIIDGDGNAIFNVYYSRKVFKLVFHIGRDGYVKTGGAQKTAEGWDGNWIEFMFNDPKLTQLGYTAHSGSSLRGLYSMTFEGRTYTSEYVTTNANVMGDYVPAADENVYVLAAKYGAYIGDRWPSPSNPRFRFDEPSNTTHTMYTWAGYYGSLYCQIANDRPTWAGQQGNNPDLNGIYSYMSAELCTNRAGTGIINQNQVHHIVAYFGRKSNQDRIKQYHTLFEAVEGTYDPAEVTLVPGEDYTGYSRTTWSSDIAHVSPEVITDKMFYESDGSPVPVISNVNPEFQMAWDFSGYDYFYSCYNVPERYDNHVYFFYTPKQYTLTFMYENEADRKMDTYFYRQSLADARKYEDPWKEGYSFLGWYTNEAGAGEPFDFEHSTMPSQSIVLYPVFKKLDYVIRIDPNGAEIDRWRAGSTSAGASTGFRVNYKETISAYNFLERNYLPTYEQEIRELGLNPETELYYYLNTRYISEEHDGNFIPGALRSALYLTAAEIDEYWTYYSSFPEERFTERGAVKFTNKEEWMDAYLGGHNLDNLTKYRRKQGAEHYSFMGWYQVMEDGSLASAPFNFNTMITEDTEIRALWRLDGGYYIRYNPNYTEDDGHGNVTTVMGNVEQWSDPEDPSRLLYADQSPTHILRAPSNITPGWVFRGWRVVRLNGETWEPIQLDENGEAVYYQPGSDFIIDSGLVSEIAGNGAVIHMQAYYEPDDTSYRRPDVTSLILDANDPRGGYVNSADSAGLPALDHPGHTWINTEDHLDGSGRPTQILFGDTEELLQSNLALHLYRYATEQTHDGVQGTSYFSNDDFYLLLGFDEQEDPLNPTTGSPYIPAFAADGVAAVTREGQKTLYAMWEPMIYAIFVNTTSEPITVRFSGTAGTETVRVVNMVTGEYDREETRGTITIPARTGETDGMIKVVLPCAEAGTDVLTAEALNDHARKKMSVSGTFRDEPCGTGEEGVRYDDTATWSGTLQFDEEGIVVTYTEEPDNQVLFDVNTGHWQETSTDYIQLEDDLYTIYEAKITDNAYRPADPAHPGLVFIGWTTNADIAAQRDFSTEEAVTWGSTTIIPDEGGVVLDKVREEYLWDFSQPPPYEQTLYAVWSDKVSVVYNMMYSSNTKLHIWNGPETTDTDKPYVFYRSQEDPRYVIWSMAKGDRAVKPENPSPHSERPNWNFITWLEHNAKTDGFRSNDRKPSSSEIADYGFDFSQRIMETVTLVTSWTSNKPQHFTFTVEKRVVDGNPNDEFTFNVEVLDELVYGKITSSTNTIGPPARRWGSAAVRLKNNQQYTVNVTVSYIPDWDGAYGVGIEVTDANSAVIRSGQVIYCEKNTYKNFVSDYQYTLKISEEAAAGYDTEVTVEDMVGEIVCDTSQEERAFSFTVRQGSRFAQARNDYTAGADNSLRIVFTNTGEPIIAPTGVRTGIVPFALMMLAGLLLAAGIILPGRVRKYRQGKAAQTEETAGKQGDPVK, from the coding sequence ACGGAAAAACAAACAGAAGAAGAGGTTCCGGAAGAACCGGCTGACGAAAAGGCAGAAGAGATCGGGGAGGAACTGCCGGAAGAAGAATCCGGCGAAGAAACCGGAGAAGCTCCGGAAGAACAGCCGGAAACTGCCGGGGAAGCGATTCCGGAAGAGAAGAGAGAGGAAACAGAAGAAGAAACCGGCATGCCGGCAGAAGAGCCGGAGACTGAGCCTGAATCCGAACCGGACGGGGAAGCCGTGACGGAACCGGAGGAGGAACCCGGGGAAGAGACGGAAGAACAAACAGAAGAAGAGGCTCCGGAAGAACTGCCCGACGAAAAGGAAGAAGAGACCGGAGAGGAACTGCCGGAAGAAGAATCCGGCGAAGAGACCGGAGAGGGACTGCCGGGGGAAGAGCCCGGAGAAGAGAAGGAAGAACAAACAGAAGAAGAAACCGGGGAAGAACTGCCGGAGGAAGTGCTTCAGCCGGAAGACGGGACCGCTCCGGACGAAGAACCGGCGGAACCGGAAGCGGGCGAACTTCTGCCTGAAGAGGAGACGGAAGAACCCGCGGAAATGCGGCTGGATGCGACGGAGCCCGGAACGGAGGCGTGGATCTGTTTCCTGCCTGACGCGGGGATACCTCCGGAGGCGGAACTGCATGTGAGGGAAATCCCTGCCGACAGGGAGGAAGCCTGTCGGAAGGGGCTGGCGAAAGCCCTGAAGTGTGAAAATGAATCCTGTCTGAGATATACAAAATACATAGAGTTCACGCTGACCGGGGAAGGGAAGGAGCTGGAGCTGAAGGCTCCTATGACGGTTTGTATGCGGCTGCCGGATGTGCGGGAAGGCGCGGAAGTCCTGCGGGTTGTGCGCCTTGACGGCGCGGAGCCTGAAGGGCTGGACAGCAGCCTGCAGAGGGGAATCCTCTCCTTCCGTACGGATACCCTGGGGGTATTCGGCATCGGCAACGCGCTGACGTCCCTGGCTGCCGGGGAGACCGAACTGGTCCGGGTGGAAGTGCTGGGGTTTGCTTCCGGCGTGCCGGTAAGCCTGAACCGGGCGGAGGATCCGGAGGTCGCGGAAGGCCTGGAAGTGCTCGGCACCTTTACCATCGGCAGGCAGGCGGAGATACCGGCCGGGGAAGAACAGGAAACCTTCCGGATCCGGGCGGAACTGAAGAAGGACGCGGCGGCGGAGTCGATGGAAAGCGTTTCCCTGTACCGGGTGAAGGACGGACAGGCGGAAGCGGTAACAGGGGAGAAGACTGCGGAAGGCTGGATCGTAAAGCCGGATGCGGAACAGATTGCTGTAATCAGGGATACGGGCCTGCGCCGCCGGACGCTGAGCACAAATCCGGAGGGGAAAACCGAAGAACAGACGATCACGCTGAACGGCCTGGTGCCCATGAATGCGGAGGTCACGGCGGAAGATGTGACGGAGCGCTTTGCCGGATATGTATTCCCGCGGCTCCCGCAGAGAAGCCTGCTGAAGGCACGGAAGGCAGCGCCGCAGGGGGGAACGCCGGAGGAATGGATTACGCTGGCTGCGTTTGACATCAGCATTACGGACGAAAAAGGGGAATACCAGCCGGATGAGGATAAACCCATCCGCGTGGAAATCATTGACAGCCGGATTACCCCGGACCGGGAAACCGAACTGTGGCACATCCGGGATGACGGAACAGAAGAAAAAATAGAAAACATCACCGTGGAGGAGGGCAGGATTGTCTTTGAGGCAGCCGGTTTCTCCGTTTATGTGGTGGTTGTCCATGAGGACGGCACGGTGGCCAATCCCCGGGTTGAATTCCATTTTATCTCCCGGGATGATAACGCGCTGACCGGAGGGAACCGTGTTTACTACGCGAGCGCCCCATATCCCTTCCGGAACAAGGACGGGCAGAACCAGACCACGCAGATCCTGAAAGACGGAGAGACGCTGGAGCTGATTACGGATCCGGGAAACCTGGAGGACAAGCATTTCTACGGCTGGTATGTGGTGGATCCGTACATCATCAGCGGAACAACGAACGAATATGGAATCGGCACGGCGGATTCAAAGCTGTATTACAGCTGGCCGGCCAATCCGGATGCCATCGCTTTTGAGAAGCCCATCAGCATCGGGGAAAGCAACGTCAGTATCGGCGATACGGTTCACTGGAGCCTGAACGGCGTTTCCGGCGCGGGCACGGTGGACAAAGACGGCAGCGTGCATGTCTTCCTGGCTCCGGTTTATGACAAATACAACTTTATCAACTTTATGCTGTATGCCCGGGACGCGGGCGTTTCCGGCGCCAGCAACCTGATGACCCGGAAGCTGATCGCCAAGGGCAGCTCGCAGGATATCGACGTACGGATCAGCGATATCCGGTCCAGCAGCACGGACGCGGTACACCTGATTTTTATCGGATGGGAGTACAACGCCGGAACGGAAGAAAATCCGGACTGGGTGCAGCTTCCGACAGTGGACTATACCGGCGCGGAACTGAAGGATCCCGGCAGGGACGGGGTTTATTTCACCTCTTCCGGAATGGCGGAAGGGGAAAGCATCAACCTTTATCCCATTTTTGTGGAAGCGCGCTGGGTGGACTTTGTGAGCGGCGTCAGCGGCAGCGGCGCAGCCTTTGTCGGATCCCGCTTCCTGGAATCCTGGGGCAGGAACGGCGTGACGCCCGAGGGAATGACGCCGGATCCGGACGTTAATGTATTTGATCCGTCCATTCCGGTTTCACAGCGGCAGGGTTATCTGTTCGAAGGCTGGTATGCCTTTGCCAGCACTGACCCGGATACAGGGGAAATCACCAACCTGACGGAGCCGAAGGACGTGCCCGTCAGCTACATTGACGACAACCTGCAGGAACAGCTGGTTACGATCAACACAACAGCGAAGAAGATTACGGACAGAAACGGCCGGATTGTCTACAGCGGCAAATATACGCTGGATACCGGGAGCGGATACGACCTGTTTGAAGGTTCAGGCACCTCCCTGAAGTTCTATGACGCCCTGGACCGCCTGACGCTGTATGCCAACTGGATCCCCGATCTTTCCGGCATCACTGTGGTCTACTGGACGGAGAACGCGGATGACGACGGATATTCCTCCAGCGCGGTGAAGACCATTTCCACAAAACAACTGAATGATCAGCTGAACACAGCTTATGCTTCCGGATCCGAGATTACGCTGGAGGGCCTGCAGGCCTATACCGAAGATTCCGTCAGCGTGCTGAGCACCGGATTCCTGGACGATGTAAGTGCCGTGCCGGCGGGAGAGGAAATCTTCTATGACCTGAATACGGAAAAATCCGACCGGTCGAAGATTATAGACGGGGATGGCAACGCGATCTTCAATGTTTACTACAGCCGGAAGGTATTCAAACTGGTTTTCCACATCGGCCGGGACGGATATGTGAAGACCGGGGGCGCCCAGAAGACTGCCGAGGGATGGGACGGCAACTGGATTGAGTTCATGTTCAATGACCCCAAACTTACGCAGCTGGGTTATACGGCCCACAGCGGTTCATCCCTGCGGGGCCTGTACAGCATGACCTTCGAAGGACGGACGTATACATCTGAATATGTGACGACCAACGCGAACGTTATGGGCGACTATGTGCCGGCCGCGGATGAGAACGTCTATGTGCTGGCAGCGAAATACGGCGCTTATATCGGGGACCGCTGGCCGAGCCCTTCCAATCCCAGGTTCAGATTTGATGAGCCTTCCAATACCACACATACCATGTATACATGGGCGGGGTATTACGGCAGCCTGTACTGCCAGATCGCCAACGACCGGCCGACCTGGGCAGGACAGCAGGGCAACAACCCGGACCTGAACGGCATCTACAGCTATATGTCCGCGGAACTGTGCACCAACCGGGCAGGTACCGGCATTATCAACCAGAACCAGGTCCACCATATTGTGGCTTACTTTGGCCGTAAATCGAACCAGGACAGGATCAAGCAGTACCATACGCTGTTTGAGGCAGTGGAAGGGACCTATGACCCGGCGGAAGTTACCCTGGTGCCGGGTGAGGACTATACCGGGTACAGCCGGACAACCTGGAGCAGCGATATTGCCCATGTAAGCCCTGAAGTCATCACAGACAAGATGTTCTATGAGTCCGACGGTTCGCCGGTGCCGGTTATTTCCAACGTGAATCCGGAATTCCAGATGGCGTGGGATTTTTCAGGGTATGACTACTTCTACAGCTGCTATAACGTACCGGAAAGATATGATAATCACGTTTATTTCTTCTATACGCCGAAGCAGTATACGCTGACGTTCATGTATGAGAACGAGGCGGACCGGAAGATGGACACCTACTTCTACAGACAGTCCCTGGCGGACGCGAGAAAATACGAGGATCCCTGGAAGGAAGGATACAGCTTCCTGGGCTGGTATACCAATGAGGCAGGTGCGGGCGAGCCCTTTGATTTTGAACATTCAACCATGCCGAGCCAGAGCATTGTGCTCTATCCGGTGTTCAAAAAGCTGGATTACGTGATCCGGATCGATCCGAACGGGGCGGAGATCGACCGCTGGCGGGCCGGATCCACTTCCGCCGGCGCCTCCACGGGATTCCGGGTGAACTACAAGGAAACTATCAGCGCCTACAACTTCCTGGAGCGCAATTACCTGCCCACCTACGAGCAGGAGATCCGGGAGCTCGGCCTGAATCCGGAAACGGAACTCTATTACTACCTGAATACCCGGTATATCAGCGAGGAGCATGACGGGAACTTTATTCCGGGCGCCCTCCGAAGCGCGCTGTACCTGACCGCGGCTGAAATTGACGAGTACTGGACCTATTACAGTTCCTTCCCGGAAGAACGGTTTACCGAGCGCGGCGCGGTGAAGTTTACCAATAAGGAAGAGTGGATGGACGCCTATCTGGGCGGACACAACCTGGATAACCTGACAAAATACCGCCGGAAGCAGGGCGCGGAGCATTACTCCTTTATGGGCTGGTACCAGGTGATGGAGGATGGATCGCTGGCTTCCGCTCCCTTCAATTTCAACACGATGATCACGGAGGATACCGAGATCCGTGCGCTGTGGCGGCTGGACGGCGGATATTATATCCGGTACAACCCGAACTATACCGAAGATGACGGCCACGGAAACGTAACAACGGTCATGGGCAACGTGGAGCAATGGAGCGATCCGGAGGACCCCTCCAGGCTGCTGTACGCGGACCAGTCCCCCACGCATATCCTGCGGGCACCCTCGAACATTACCCCGGGCTGGGTTTTCCGGGGATGGCGGGTGGTCCGCCTGAACGGGGAAACCTGGGAACCGATCCAGCTGGATGAGAACGGGGAAGCCGTGTATTATCAGCCCGGCAGTGACTTTATCATTGACTCCGGCCTGGTTTCGGAAATTGCGGGCAACGGTGCTGTGATTCATATGCAGGCTTATTATGAACCGGATGATACCTCCTACCGCAGGCCGGACGTGACGAGCCTCATCCTGGACGCGAACGATCCCCGGGGCGGATATGTGAACAGCGCGGATTCCGCAGGCCTTCCCGCGCTGGACCATCCGGGCCATACCTGGATCAACACGGAGGATCACCTGGACGGCAGCGGACGGCCGACACAGATCCTGTTCGGCGATACGGAAGAGCTGCTGCAGTCCAACCTGGCGCTGCACCTGTACCGGTATGCGACGGAACAGACGCATGACGGCGTGCAGGGAACCAGCTATTTCTCGAACGATGATTTCTACCTGCTGCTTGGCTTTGACGAGCAGGAGGATCCCCTGAATCCCACAACCGGCTCCCCCTACATCCCCGCTTTTGCCGCCGATGGGGTGGCTGCGGTGACAAGGGAAGGGCAGAAGACCCTCTATGCCATGTGGGAACCCATGATCTACGCGATCTTTGTGAACACCACCTCCGAACCGATCACGGTCAGATTCAGCGGAACCGCCGGTACGGAAACGGTCCGGGTGGTGAATATGGTCACCGGAGAATACGACCGGGAGGAAACCCGGGGCACGATCACCATTCCGGCAAGGACCGGAGAGACCGACGGCATGATCAAAGTGGTCCTTCCCTGCGCGGAGGCCGGGACGGACGTCCTGACAGCCGAGGCACTGAACGATCACGCGCGGAAGAAGATGAGCGTCAGCGGCACATTCCGGGACGAGCCCTGTGGAACGGGTGAAGAGGGCGTCCGCTATGACGATACGGCGACCTGGTCCGGAACGCTGCAGTTTGACGAAGAAGGCATTGTGGTCACCTATACAGAGGAACCGGACAACCAGGTGCTCTTTGACGTGAATACCGGCCACTGGCAGGAAACCTCCACGGATTATATCCAGCTGGAGGATGACCTGTATACGATCTACGAGGCAAAGATCACGGACAACGCCTACCGGCCGGCGGATCCGGCCCATCCGGGCCTGGTGTTCATCGGCTGGACCACCAACGCGGATATCGCAGCGCAGAGGGATTTCAGCACAGAAGAGGCGGTAACCTGGGGCAGCACAACGATTATCCCGGACGAGGGGGGCGTTGTGCTGGATAAGGTAAGGGAAGAGTATCTGTGGGACTTCAGCCAGCCGCCGCCTTATGAGCAGACGCTGTATGCCGTGTGGAGCGACAAGGTCAGCGTGGTCTATAACATGATGTACAGCAGCAACACTAAGCTGCATATATGGAACGGGCCGGAAACAACGGATACTGATAAGCCTTATGTGTTCTACAGAAGCCAGGAGGATCCCCGGTATGTGATCTGGTCCATGGCCAAGGGCGACCGGGCGGTCAAGCCGGAAAACCCGTCTCCCCATTCCGAAAGGCCAAACTGGAACTTCATTACCTGGCTGGAACATAACGCGAAGACAGACGGCTTCCGCAGCAATGACAGAAAGCCCAGTTCGAGTGAAATCGCGGACTATGGTTTTGACTTTTCACAGCGGATTATGGAAACGGTGACGCTGGTCACTTCCTGGACATCGAACAAACCGCAGCACTTCACCTTCACGGTGGAAAAACGGGTGGTGGACGGCAATCCGAATGATGAGTTCACCTTCAATGTGGAGGTGCTGGATGAACTGGTTTACGGCAAGATCACGAGCAGCACGAACACCATAGGACCTCCGGCCAGGAGATGGGGTTCCGCGGCCGTGAGGCTGAAAAACAACCAGCAGTATACGGTGAACGTTACGGTATCCTATATACCCGACTGGGACGGTGCTTACGGCGTCGGGATAGAAGTAACAGACGCAAACAGCGCCGTCATCAGGAGCGGACAGGTGATCTACTGCGAAAAGAACACCTATAAAAACTTTGTCTCGGATTACCAGTATACCCTGAAGATCTCCGAAGAAGCCGCGGCGGGTTATGACACAGAAGTGACTGTGGAGGATATGGTCGGAGAAATCGTCTGCGACACGAGCCAGGAAGAGCGCGCGTTCAGTTTCACTGTACGCCAGGGCAGCCGGTTTGCACAGGCCCGGAATGACTATACAGCAGGAGCAGACAACAGCCTCCGGATTGTCTTTACCAACACAG